In a single window of the Drosophila albomicans strain 15112-1751.03 chromosome 3, ASM965048v2, whole genome shotgun sequence genome:
- the LOC117571124 gene encoding uncharacterized protein LOC117571124 isoform X1: MRSALFVLALCVAAVATASADAIHERKIRAAEGYFYPPPDVPFELPTKRTTLPPTTRAPTTRAPTTRPPPTYLPPTNKPQPPVTTRRTTLPPPPPTTRRPTPPPTRATPPPTRATRPPTPPPTYLPPTNKPQPPVTTTRRPTPPPTTRATTRATPRTTPAPTYLPPTNKPQPPVIITTRRPAPPPTTRATTRATTRATTRAPPRTTPAPTYLPPTNKPQPPVIITTRRPTPPPTRATPPPTRATPPPTRATRPPTPPPTYLPPTNKPQPPVIITTRPPPPPTTRATTRAPPRTTPRPTSTPAPTYLPPTNKPQPPVTTRRTTVPPPPPTTRRPTPPPTRATPPPTRATRPPTPPPTYLPPTNKPQPPVTTTRRPTPPPTTRATTRATPRTTPAPTYLPPTNKPQPPVIITTRRPTPPPTRATPPPTRATPPPTRATRPPTPPPTYLPPTNKPQPPVTTTRRPPPPPTTRATTRAPPRTTPAPPRPTSTPAPTYLPPTNKPQPPVIITTRRPTPPPTRATPPPTRATPPPTRATRPPTPPPTYLPPTNKPQPPVTTTTRRPPPPPTTRATPRTTRATTPAPTYLPPTNKPQPPVVITTRRPTPPPTRATPPPTRATPPPTRATRPPTPPPTYLPPTNKPQPPVTTTRRPAPPPTYTTARPTFRTTPAPTYLPPTNKPQPPVVITTRRPPPPPPTTRRPLPPPPPTTQRPVPTYLPPTNKPQPPVTRATTTTRRPTAPPTTRRPPPPPPTTQRPVPTYLPPTNKPQPPVTRATTTTRRPTPPPTTRATVPTTRRTTPYVPPPTRASVPPQTTKHQGYQYPRPSIPFDF; encoded by the exons ATG AGAAGTGCACTTTTTGTCTTAGCGCTTTGCGTTGCGGCAGTTGCCACCGCATCCGCTGATGCTATCCATGAG CGGAAGATTCGTGCGGCCGAGGGTTACTTCTACCCCCCTCCAGATGTACCATTCGAGTTGCCTACCAAGCGCACCACCCTGCCGCCAACGACCAGGGCGCCAACGACCAGGGCGCCAACGACCAGGCCGCCTCCTACCTACTTGCCGCCCACCAACAAGCCACAGCCACCTGTGACGACACGCAGAACGACTctgccaccaccaccaccaacgACTCGTCGCCCAACTCCACCACCGACCAGGGCTACGCCACCACCAACGAGGGCAACTCGTCCACCCACTCCACCACCAACTTACTTGCCCCCTACCAACAAGCCTCAGCCACCAGTGACCACGACTCGTCGTCCAACTCCACCACCCACAACCAGGGCTACCACAAGGGCTACTCCTCGCACCACTCCGGCGCCAACTTACTTGCCACCCACCAACAAGCCTCAGCCACCAGTGATCATCACGACTCGTCGCCCAGCGCCACCACCAACGACCAGGGCTACCACCAGGGCTACAACTCGGGCAACTACCAGGGCTCCACCACGTACCACACCTGCTCCAACTTATCTGCCTCCTACCAACAAGCCCCAGCCACCAGTGATCATCACGACTCGTCGTCCAACTCCACCACCAACTAGGGCTACTCCACCACCAACCAGGGCTACACCTCCACCAACCAGGGCTACTCGTCCACCAACTCCACCACCAACCTACTTGCCCCCTACCAACAAGCCTCAGCCACCAGTCATCATTACTACTCGTCCACCTCCACCACCAACAACCAGGGCTACCACCAGGGCTCCACCACGTACGACTCCCCGTCCAACGAGCACTCCAGCACCTACCTACTTGCCACCTACCAACAAGCCACAGCCTCCTGTGACCACTCGTAGAACGACGgtgccaccaccaccaccaacgACTCGTCGCCCAACTCCACCACCAACCAGGGCTACCCCACCACCAACCAGGGCTACTCGTCCACCCACTCCACCACCAACTTACTTGCCCCCTACCAACAAACCTCAGCCACCAGTGACCACGACTCGTCGTCCAACTCCACCACCAACAACCAGGGCTACCACTAGGGCTACTCCACGCACCACACCTGCTCCAACTTATCTGCCACCCACCAACAAGCCCCAGCCACCAGTGATCATCACTACTCGTCGTCCAACTCCACCACCGACCAGGGCTACTCCACCACCAACCCGGGCTACACCTCCACCAACCAGGGCTACTCGTCCACCAACTCCACCACCAACTTACTTGCCCCCTACCAACAAGCCTCAGCCACCAGTGACCACGACTCGTCGTCCACCTCCACCACCAACAACCAGGGCTACCACCAGGGCTCCACCACGTACTACTCCCGCCCCTCCTCGCCCGACCAGCACACCCGCCCCCACTTATCTGCCCCCAACCAACAAGCCACAGCCTCCAGTGATCATCACTACTCGTCGCCCAACTCCTCCACCAACCAGGGCTACCCCACCACCAACTAGGGCTACACCTCCACCAACCAGGGCCACTCGTCCTCCCACTCCACCACCAACCTACTTGCCACCTACCAACAAGCCTCAGCCACCAGTAACCACAACGACTCGTCGTCCTCCACCACCACCCACAACCAGGGCTACTCCTCGCACCACTCGTGCCACCACCCCTGCTCCAACTTATCTGCCACCCACCAACAAGCCCCAGCCACCAGTGGTCATCACTACTCGTCGCCCAACTCCTCCACCAACCAGGGCTACTCCACCACCAACTAGGGCTACCCCACCACCAACCAGGGCTACTCGTCCACCCACTCCACCACCAACTTATCTGCCACCCACAAACAAGCCACAGCCCCCAGTGACAACCACCCGCAGAccagcaccaccaccaacTTACACGACTGCTCGTCCCACTTTCCGCACCACCCCGGCTCCTACTTACTTGCCACCCACCAACAAGCCCCAGCCACCAGTGGTCATCACGACTCGTCGTcccccaccaccaccaccaaccaCTCGTCGTCCTctgccaccaccaccaccaacgACTCAGCGTCCAGTTCCCACTTACTTGCCCCCTACAAACAAGCCACAGCCCCCAGTGACTCGTGCCACAACCACGACTCGTCGCCCAACAGCACCACCCACCACTCGTCGTCCTcctccaccaccaccaacgACTCAGCGTCCAGTCCCCACTTATCTGCCACCCACAAATAAGCCACAGCCCCCAGTGACTCGTGCCACAACCACGACTCGTCGTCCCACGCCACCACCCACTACTCGTGCCACGGTGCCAACCACTCGTAGGACCACTCCTTACGTGCCACCACCAACCAGGGCTAGCGTGCCACCACAAACGACCAAACATCAGGGCTACCAATACCCCAGGCCCAGCATTCCCTTTGACTTCTAA
- the LOC117571124 gene encoding uncharacterized protein LOC117571124 isoform X4: MRSALFVLALCVAAVATASADAIHERKIRAAEGYFYPPPDVPFELPTKRTTLPPTTRAPTTRAPTTRPPPTYLPPTNKPQPPVTTRRTTLPPPPPTTRRPTPPPTRATPPPTRATRPPTPPPTYLPPTNKPQPPVTTTRRPTPPPTTRATTRATPRTTPAPTYLPPTNKPQPPVIITTRRPTPPPTRATPPPTRATPPPTRATRPPTPPPTYLPPTNKPQPPVTTTRRPPPPPTTRATTRAPPRTTPAPPRPTSTPAPTYLPPTNKPQPPVIITTRRPTPPPTRATPPPTRATPPPTRATRPPTPPPTYLPPTNKPQPPVTTTTRRPPPPPTTRATPRTTRATTPAPTYLPPTNKPQPPVVITTRRPTPPPTRATPPPTRATPPPTRATRPPTPPPTYLPPTNKPQPPVTTTRRPAPPPTYTTARPTFRTTPAPTYLPPTNKPQPPVVITTRRPPPPPPTTRRPLPPPPPTTQRPVPTYLPPTNKPQPPVTRATTTTRRPTAPPTTRRPPPPPPTTQRPVPTYLPPTNKPQPPVTRATTTTRRPTPPPTTRATVPTTRRTTPYVPPPTRASVPPQTTKHQGYQYPRPSIPFDF; encoded by the exons ATG AGAAGTGCACTTTTTGTCTTAGCGCTTTGCGTTGCGGCAGTTGCCACCGCATCCGCTGATGCTATCCATGAG CGGAAGATTCGTGCGGCCGAGGGTTACTTCTACCCCCCTCCAGATGTACCATTCGAGTTGCCTACCAAGCGCACCACCCTGCCGCCAACGACCAGGGCGCCAACGACCAGGGCGCCAACGACCAGGCCGCCTCCTACCTACTTGCCGCCCACCAACAAGCCACAGCCACCTGTGACGACACGCAGAACGACTctgccaccaccaccaccaacgACTCGTCGCCCAACTCCACCACCGACCAGGGCTACGCCACCACCAACGAGGGCAACTCGTCCACCCACTCCACCACCAACTTACTTGCCCCCTACCAACAAGC CTCAGCCACCAGTGACCACGACTCGTCGTCCAACTCCACCACCAACAACCAGGGCTACCACTAGGGCTACTCCACGCACCACACCTGCTCCAACTTATCTGCCACCCACCAACAAGCCCCAGCCACCAGTGATCATCACTACTCGTCGTCCAACTCCACCACCGACCAGGGCTACTCCACCACCAACCCGGGCTACACCTCCACCAACCAGGGCTACTCGTCCACCAACTCCACCACCAACTTACTTGCCCCCTACCAACAAGCCTCAGCCACCAGTGACCACGACTCGTCGTCCACCTCCACCACCAACAACCAGGGCTACCACCAGGGCTCCACCACGTACTACTCCCGCCCCTCCTCGCCCGACCAGCACACCCGCCCCCACTTATCTGCCCCCAACCAACAAGCCACAGCCTCCAGTGATCATCACTACTCGTCGCCCAACTCCTCCACCAACCAGGGCTACCCCACCACCAACTAGGGCTACACCTCCACCAACCAGGGCCACTCGTCCTCCCACTCCACCACCAACCTACTTGCCACCTACCAACAAGCCTCAGCCACCAGTAACCACAACGACTCGTCGTCCTCCACCACCACCCACAACCAGGGCTACTCCTCGCACCACTCGTGCCACCACCCCTGCTCCAACTTATCTGCCACCCACCAACAAGCCCCAGCCACCAGTGGTCATCACTACTCGTCGCCCAACTCCTCCACCAACCAGGGCTACTCCACCACCAACTAGGGCTACCCCACCACCAACCAGGGCTACTCGTCCACCCACTCCACCACCAACTTATCTGCCACCCACAAACAAGCCACAGCCCCCAGTGACAACCACCCGCAGAccagcaccaccaccaacTTACACGACTGCTCGTCCCACTTTCCGCACCACCCCGGCTCCTACTTACTTGCCACCCACCAACAAGCCCCAGCCACCAGTGGTCATCACGACTCGTCGTcccccaccaccaccaccaaccaCTCGTCGTCCTctgccaccaccaccaccaacgACTCAGCGTCCAGTTCCCACTTACTTGCCCCCTACAAACAAGCCACAGCCCCCAGTGACTCGTGCCACAACCACGACTCGTCGCCCAACAGCACCACCCACCACTCGTCGTCCTcctccaccaccaccaacgACTCAGCGTCCAGTCCCCACTTATCTGCCACCCACAAATAAGCCACAGCCCCCAGTGACTCGTGCCACAACCACGACTCGTCGTCCCACGCCACCACCCACTACTCGTGCCACGGTGCCAACCACTCGTAGGACCACTCCTTACGTGCCACCACCAACCAGGGCTAGCGTGCCACCACAAACGACCAAACATCAGGGCTACCAATACCCCAGGCCCAGCATTCCCTTTGACTTCTAA
- the LOC117571124 gene encoding uncharacterized protein LOC117571124 isoform X5, whose product MRSALFVLALCVAAVATASADAIHERKIRAAEGYFYPPPDVPFELPTKRTTLPPTTRAPTTRAPTTRPPPTYLPPTNKPQPPVTTRRTTLPPPPPTTRRPTPPPTRATPPPTRATRPPTPPPTYLPPTNKPQPPVTTTRRPTPPPTTRATTRAPPRTTPAPPRPTSTPAPTYLPPTNKPQPPVIITTRRPTPPPTRATPPPTRATPPPTRATRPPTPPPTYLPPTNKPQPPVTTTTRRPPPPPTTRATPRTTRATTPAPTYLPPTNKPQPPVVITTRRPTPPPTRATPPPTRATPPPTRATRPPTPPPTYLPPTNKPQPPVTTTRRPAPPPTYTTARPTFRTTPAPTYLPPTNKPQPPVVITTRRPPPPPPTTRRPLPPPPPTTQRPVPTYLPPTNKPQPPVTRATTTTRRPTAPPTTRRPPPPPPTTQRPVPTYLPPTNKPQPPVTRATTTTRRPTPPPTTRATVPTTRRTTPYVPPPTRASVPPQTTKHQGYQYPRPSIPFDF is encoded by the exons ATG AGAAGTGCACTTTTTGTCTTAGCGCTTTGCGTTGCGGCAGTTGCCACCGCATCCGCTGATGCTATCCATGAG CGGAAGATTCGTGCGGCCGAGGGTTACTTCTACCCCCCTCCAGATGTACCATTCGAGTTGCCTACCAAGCGCACCACCCTGCCGCCAACGACCAGGGCGCCAACGACCAGGGCGCCAACGACCAGGCCGCCTCCTACCTACTTGCCGCCCACCAACAAGCCACAGCCACCTGTGACGACACGCAGAACGACTctgccaccaccaccaccaacgACTCGTCGCCCAACTCCACCACCGACCAGGGCTACGCCACCACCAACGAGGGCAACTCGTCCACCCACTCCACCACCAACTTACTTGCCCCCTACCAACAAGCCTCAGCCACCAGTGACCACGACTCGTCGTCCAA CTCCACCACCAACAACCAGGGCTACCACCAGGGCTCCACCACGTACTACTCCCGCCCCTCCTCGCCCGACCAGCACACCCGCCCCCACTTATCTGCCCCCAACCAACAAGCCACAGCCTCCAGTGATCATCACTACTCGTCGCCCAACTCCTCCACCAACCAGGGCTACCCCACCACCAACTAGGGCTACACCTCCACCAACCAGGGCCACTCGTCCTCCCACTCCACCACCAACCTACTTGCCACCTACCAACAAGCCTCAGCCACCAGTAACCACAACGACTCGTCGTCCTCCACCACCACCCACAACCAGGGCTACTCCTCGCACCACTCGTGCCACCACCCCTGCTCCAACTTATCTGCCACCCACCAACAAGCCCCAGCCACCAGTGGTCATCACTACTCGTCGCCCAACTCCTCCACCAACCAGGGCTACTCCACCACCAACTAGGGCTACCCCACCACCAACCAGGGCTACTCGTCCACCCACTCCACCACCAACTTATCTGCCACCCACAAACAAGCCACAGCCCCCAGTGACAACCACCCGCAGAccagcaccaccaccaacTTACACGACTGCTCGTCCCACTTTCCGCACCACCCCGGCTCCTACTTACTTGCCACCCACCAACAAGCCCCAGCCACCAGTGGTCATCACGACTCGTCGTcccccaccaccaccaccaaccaCTCGTCGTCCTctgccaccaccaccaccaacgACTCAGCGTCCAGTTCCCACTTACTTGCCCCCTACAAACAAGCCACAGCCCCCAGTGACTCGTGCCACAACCACGACTCGTCGCCCAACAGCACCACCCACCACTCGTCGTCCTcctccaccaccaccaacgACTCAGCGTCCAGTCCCCACTTATCTGCCACCCACAAATAAGCCACAGCCCCCAGTGACTCGTGCCACAACCACGACTCGTCGTCCCACGCCACCACCCACTACTCGTGCCACGGTGCCAACCACTCGTAGGACCACTCCTTACGTGCCACCACCAACCAGGGCTAGCGTGCCACCACAAACGACCAAACATCAGGGCTACCAATACCCCAGGCCCAGCATTCCCTTTGACTTCTAA
- the LOC117571124 gene encoding uncharacterized protein LOC117571124 isoform X7: MRSALFVLALCVAAVATASADAIHERKIRAAEGYFYPPPDVPFELPTKRTTLPPTTRAPTTRAPTTRPPPTYLPPTNKPQPPVTTRRTTLPPPPPTTRRPTPPPTRATPPPTRATRPPTPPPTYLPPTNKPQPPVTTTRRPTPPPTTRATTRATPRTTPAPTYLPPTNKPQPPVIITTRRPAPPPTTRATTRATTRATTRAPPRTTPAPTYLPPTNKPQPPVTTTRRPAPPPTYTTARPTFRTTPAPTYLPPTNKPQPPVVITTRRPPPPPPTTRRPLPPPPPTTQRPVPTYLPPTNKPQPPVTRATTTTRRPTAPPTTRRPPPPPPTTQRPVPTYLPPTNKPQPPVTRATTTTRRPTPPPTTRATVPTTRRTTPYVPPPTRASVPPQTTKHQGYQYPRPSIPFDF, encoded by the exons ATG AGAAGTGCACTTTTTGTCTTAGCGCTTTGCGTTGCGGCAGTTGCCACCGCATCCGCTGATGCTATCCATGAG CGGAAGATTCGTGCGGCCGAGGGTTACTTCTACCCCCCTCCAGATGTACCATTCGAGTTGCCTACCAAGCGCACCACCCTGCCGCCAACGACCAGGGCGCCAACGACCAGGGCGCCAACGACCAGGCCGCCTCCTACCTACTTGCCGCCCACCAACAAGCCACAGCCACCTGTGACGACACGCAGAACGACTctgccaccaccaccaccaacgACTCGTCGCCCAACTCCACCACCGACCAGGGCTACGCCACCACCAACGAGGGCAACTCGTCCACCCACTCCACCACCAACTTACTTGCCCCCTACCAACAAGCCTCAGCCACCAGTGACCACGACTCGTCGTCCAACTCCACCACCCACAACCAGGGCTACCACAAGGGCTACTCCTCGCACCACTCCGGCGCCAACTTACTTGCCACCCACCAACAAGCCTCAGCCACCAGTGATCATCACGACTCGTCGCCCAGCGCCACCACCAACGACCAGGGCTACCACCAGGGCTACAACTCGGGCAACTACCAGGGCTCCACCACGTACCACACCTGCTCCAACTTATCTGCCTC CCACAAACAAGCCACAGCCCCCAGTGACAACCACCCGCAGAccagcaccaccaccaacTTACACGACTGCTCGTCCCACTTTCCGCACCACCCCGGCTCCTACTTACTTGCCACCCACCAACAAGCCCCAGCCACCAGTGGTCATCACGACTCGTCGTcccccaccaccaccaccaaccaCTCGTCGTCCTctgccaccaccaccaccaacgACTCAGCGTCCAGTTCCCACTTACTTGCCCCCTACAAACAAGCCACAGCCCCCAGTGACTCGTGCCACAACCACGACTCGTCGCCCAACAGCACCACCCACCACTCGTCGTCCTcctccaccaccaccaacgACTCAGCGTCCAGTCCCCACTTATCTGCCACCCACAAATAAGCCACAGCCCCCAGTGACTCGTGCCACAACCACGACTCGTCGTCCCACGCCACCACCCACTACTCGTGCCACGGTGCCAACCACTCGTAGGACCACTCCTTACGTGCCACCACCAACCAGGGCTAGCGTGCCACCACAAACGACCAAACATCAGGGCTACCAATACCCCAGGCCCAGCATTCCCTTTGACTTCTAA
- the LOC117571124 gene encoding uncharacterized protein LOC117571124 isoform X6: MRSALFVLALCVAAVATASADAIHERKIRAAEGYFYPPPDVPFELPTKRTTLPPTTRAPTTRAPTTRPPPTYLPPTNKPQPPVTTRRTTLPPPPPTTRRPTPPPTRATPPPTRATRPPTPPPTYLPPTNKPQPPVTTTRRPTPPPTTRATTRATPRTTPAPTYLPPTNKPQPPVIITTRRPAPPPTTRATTRATTRATTRAPPRTTPAPTYLPPTNKPQPPVIITTRRPTPPPTRATPPPTRATPPPTRATRPPTPPPTYLPPTNKPQPPVTTTRRPAPPPTYTTARPTFRTTPAPTYLPPTNKPQPPVVITTRRPPPPPPTTRRPLPPPPPTTQRPVPTYLPPTNKPQPPVTRATTTTRRPTAPPTTRRPPPPPPTTQRPVPTYLPPTNKPQPPVTRATTTTRRPTPPPTTRATVPTTRRTTPYVPPPTRASVPPQTTKHQGYQYPRPSIPFDF, translated from the exons ATG AGAAGTGCACTTTTTGTCTTAGCGCTTTGCGTTGCGGCAGTTGCCACCGCATCCGCTGATGCTATCCATGAG CGGAAGATTCGTGCGGCCGAGGGTTACTTCTACCCCCCTCCAGATGTACCATTCGAGTTGCCTACCAAGCGCACCACCCTGCCGCCAACGACCAGGGCGCCAACGACCAGGGCGCCAACGACCAGGCCGCCTCCTACCTACTTGCCGCCCACCAACAAGCCACAGCCACCTGTGACGACACGCAGAACGACTctgccaccaccaccaccaacgACTCGTCGCCCAACTCCACCACCGACCAGGGCTACGCCACCACCAACGAGGGCAACTCGTCCACCCACTCCACCACCAACTTACTTGCCCCCTACCAACAAGCCTCAGCCACCAGTGACCACGACTCGTCGTCCAACTCCACCACCCACAACCAGGGCTACCACAAGGGCTACTCCTCGCACCACTCCGGCGCCAACTTACTTGCCACCCACCAACAAGCCTCAGCCACCAGTGATCATCACGACTCGTCGCCCAGCGCCACCACCAACGACCAGGGCTACCACCAGGGCTACAACTCGGGCAACTACCAGGGCTCCACCACGTACCACACCTGCTCCAACTTATCTGCCTCCTACCAACAAGCCCCAGCCACCAGTGATCATCACGACTCGTCGTCCAACTCCACCACCAACTAGGGCTACTCCACCACCAACCAGGGCTACACCTCCACCAACCAGGGCTACTCGTCCACCAACTCCACCACCAAC TTATCTGCCACCCACAAACAAGCCACAGCCCCCAGTGACAACCACCCGCAGAccagcaccaccaccaacTTACACGACTGCTCGTCCCACTTTCCGCACCACCCCGGCTCCTACTTACTTGCCACCCACCAACAAGCCCCAGCCACCAGTGGTCATCACGACTCGTCGTcccccaccaccaccaccaaccaCTCGTCGTCCTctgccaccaccaccaccaacgACTCAGCGTCCAGTTCCCACTTACTTGCCCCCTACAAACAAGCCACAGCCCCCAGTGACTCGTGCCACAACCACGACTCGTCGCCCAACAGCACCACCCACCACTCGTCGTCCTcctccaccaccaccaacgACTCAGCGTCCAGTCCCCACTTATCTGCCACCCACAAATAAGCCACAGCCCCCAGTGACTCGTGCCACAACCACGACTCGTCGTCCCACGCCACCACCCACTACTCGTGCCACGGTGCCAACCACTCGTAGGACCACTCCTTACGTGCCACCACCAACCAGGGCTAGCGTGCCACCACAAACGACCAAACATCAGGGCTACCAATACCCCAGGCCCAGCATTCCCTTTGACTTCTAA
- the LOC117571124 gene encoding uncharacterized protein LOC117571124 isoform X3, producing MRSALFVLALCVAAVATASADAIHERKIRAAEGYFYPPPDVPFELPTKRTTLPPTTRAPTTRAPTTRPPPTYLPPTNKPQPPVTTRRTTLPPPPPTTRRPTPPPTRATPPPTRATRPPTPPPTYLPPTNKPQPPVTTTRRPTPPPTTRATTRATPRTTPAPTYLPPTNKPQPPVIITTRRPAPPPTTRATTRATTRATTRAPPRTTPAPTYLPPTNKPQPPVIITTRRPTPPPTRATPPPTRATPPPTRATRPPTPPPTYLPPTNKPQPPVTTTRRPTPPPTTRATTRATPRTTPAPTYLPPTNKPQPPVIITTRRPTPPPTRATPPPTRATPPPTRATRPPTPPPTYLPPTNKPQPPVTTTRRPPPPPTTRATTRAPPRTTPAPPRPTSTPAPTYLPPTNKPQPPVIITTRRPTPPPTRATPPPTRATPPPTRATRPPTPPPTYLPPTNKPQPPVTTTTRRPPPPPTTRATPRTTRATTPAPTYLPPTNKPQPPVVITTRRPTPPPTRATPPPTRATPPPTRATRPPTPPPTYLPPTNKPQPPVTTTRRPAPPPTYTTARPTFRTTPAPTYLPPTNKPQPPVVITTRRPPPPPPTTRRPLPPPPPTTQRPVPTYLPPTNKPQPPVTRATTTTRRPTAPPTTRRPPPPPPTTQRPVPTYLPPTNKPQPPVTRATTTTRRPTPPPTTRATVPTTRRTTPYVPPPTRASVPPQTTKHQGYQYPRPSIPFDF from the exons ATG AGAAGTGCACTTTTTGTCTTAGCGCTTTGCGTTGCGGCAGTTGCCACCGCATCCGCTGATGCTATCCATGAG CGGAAGATTCGTGCGGCCGAGGGTTACTTCTACCCCCCTCCAGATGTACCATTCGAGTTGCCTACCAAGCGCACCACCCTGCCGCCAACGACCAGGGCGCCAACGACCAGGGCGCCAACGACCAGGCCGCCTCCTACCTACTTGCCGCCCACCAACAAGCCACAGCCACCTGTGACGACACGCAGAACGACTctgccaccaccaccaccaacgACTCGTCGCCCAACTCCACCACCGACCAGGGCTACGCCACCACCAACGAGGGCAACTCGTCCACCCACTCCACCACCAACTTACTTGCCCCCTACCAACAAGCCTCAGCCACCAGTGACCACGACTCGTCGTCCAACTCCACCACCCACAACCAGGGCTACCACAAGGGCTACTCCTCGCACCACTCCGGCGCCAACTTACTTGCCACCCACCAACAAGCCTCAGCCACCAGTGATCATCACGACTCGTCGCCCAGCGCCACCACCAACGACCAGGGCTACCACCAGGGCTACAACTCGGGCAACTACCAGGGCTCCACCACGTACCACACCTGCTCCAACTTATCTGCCTCCTACCAACAAGCCCCAGCCACCAGTGATCATCACGACTCGTCGTCCAACTCCACCACCAACTAGGGCTACTCCACCACCAACCAGGGCTACACCTCCACCAACCAGGGCTACTCGTCCACCAACTCCACCACCAACCTACTTGCCCCCTACCAACAAGC CTCAGCCACCAGTGACCACGACTCGTCGTCCAACTCCACCACCAACAACCAGGGCTACCACTAGGGCTACTCCACGCACCACACCTGCTCCAACTTATCTGCCACCCACCAACAAGCCCCAGCCACCAGTGATCATCACTACTCGTCGTCCAACTCCACCACCGACCAGGGCTACTCCACCACCAACCCGGGCTACACCTCCACCAACCAGGGCTACTCGTCCACCAACTCCACCACCAACTTACTTGCCCCCTACCAACAAGCCTCAGCCACCAGTGACCACGACTCGTCGTCCACCTCCACCACCAACAACCAGGGCTACCACCAGGGCTCCACCACGTACTACTCCCGCCCCTCCTCGCCCGACCAGCACACCCGCCCCCACTTATCTGCCCCCAACCAACAAGCCACAGCCTCCAGTGATCATCACTACTCGTCGCCCAACTCCTCCACCAACCAGGGCTACCCCACCACCAACTAGGGCTACACCTCCACCAACCAGGGCCACTCGTCCTCCCACTCCACCACCAACCTACTTGCCACCTACCAACAAGCCTCAGCCACCAGTAACCACAACGACTCGTCGTCCTCCACCACCACCCACAACCAGGGCTACTCCTCGCACCACTCGTGCCACCACCCCTGCTCCAACTTATCTGCCACCCACCAACAAGCCCCAGCCACCAGTGGTCATCACTACTCGTCGCCCAACTCCTCCACCAACCAGGGCTACTCCACCACCAACTAGGGCTACCCCACCACCAACCAGGGCTACTCGTCCACCCACTCCACCACCAACTTATCTGCCACCCACAAACAAGCCACAGCCCCCAGTGACAACCACCCGCAGAccagcaccaccaccaacTTACACGACTGCTCGTCCCACTTTCCGCACCACCCCGGCTCCTACTTACTTGCCACCCACCAACAAGCCCCAGCCACCAGTGGTCATCACGACTCGTCGTcccccaccaccaccaccaaccaCTCGTCGTCCTctgccaccaccaccaccaacgACTCAGCGTCCAGTTCCCACTTACTTGCCCCCTACAAACAAGCCACAGCCCCCAGTGACTCGTGCCACAACCACGACTCGTCGCCCAACAGCACCACCCACCACTCGTCGTCCTcctccaccaccaccaacgACTCAGCGTCCAGTCCCCACTTATCTGCCACCCACAAATAAGCCACAGCCCCCAGTGACTCGTGCCACAACCACGACTCGTCGTCCCACGCCACCACCCACTACTCGTGCCACGGTGCCAACCACTCGTAGGACCACTCCTTACGTGCCACCACCAACCAGGGCTAGCGTGCCACCACAAACGACCAAACATCAGGGCTACCAATACCCCAGGCCCAGCATTCCCTTTGACTTCTAA